AAACCCATCTCCTTAGCTACGGAATAACCAACAGTATTTTTCGATGTCCTGCTGTCAAGAAAGAACAGCCCCCTCTTTTCAAGCTCATTTAGAACAACCCTCATCTTTTCTTTATCTTCCGTAAATTTGGATCCCATGTGGTTGTTTACACCTTTTATAAAGGGGACCGCGCCTATATCTGTCTCAAGTTTTTTCAGTAACTCTTCATTGTCCATGTCCAATAGAAGGGTACCATCGCCCGGGTTTTTTGGGGGATATTCGTAGGGTTCCATGGGCAGATGAAGTATTACATCTCTTCCCCTAGTGTGGGCTTTTTGAGCTAAGGATTTAGAGTATGGTCCCTGGGGAAAGATAGAAAAGGTCAGAGGAGCATCAATCTTCAGGAGTTCCTCTGCATTACCGTTATTATAACCTAAATCATCAATGATAATTGCTATTTTATAAACCCCGAGGACCCTTGTTACACTGGGAATAACTTCTTCAGTTTTATGGTCTTTTTTTATATGGGTATCTTTTGGGAGCTCCTTAAAGGGAACTTCCGGGGTTTTTGCAGGAGGATATGCATCGTATTTCATCTTTTGCCTGGTATACAGCAGAATGGCAGCGATCACCAAGACCACCAATAAGGAAGTTAAACTCAATAAAGCAATTCGAGAAGGTTTTTTCTTTTTATTATACTTTTTTTTCAATCTGCCTTTTCTGCCTTTTTTCTTTTTTCAGCCATCGTAA
The sequence above is a segment of the Thermodesulfobacteriota bacterium genome. Coding sequences within it:
- a CDS encoding divergent polysaccharide deacetylase family protein, translating into MKKKYNKKKKPSRIALLSLTSLLVVLVIAAILLYTRQKMKYDAYPPAKTPEVPFKELPKDTHIKKDHKTEEVIPSVTRVLGVYKIAIIIDDLGYNNGNAEELLKIDAPLTFSIFPQGPYSKSLAQKAHTRGRDVILHLPMEPYEYPPKNPGDGTLLLDMDNEELLKKLETDIGAVPFIKGVNNHMGSKFTEDKEKMRVVLNELEKRGLFFLDSRTSKNTVGYSVAKEMGLKVAERNIFLDNNQDLKSINAQIYKLAKLSLKNGSAIGIGHPHPATIKALKQMIPELKAKGIEVVPVSQLVK